The genomic stretch TGAGACAATGCCTCGGTGATATTACCCGGCAACTCGATACGCTGCTGGTTGTTATTCTGTGCAGGCAATGGCGCCTGTGTAGGGGTGCCAGAAACCGGCTGGCCGCTTAACGCCTGCGGAGCGCTACTCCCTGCATTCGGGTTATTGCTTACCGGTACCGGGGAAGAAGGCTGGGGTGCCGTCGGCGATGCTCCCTGCACCTGGCTGGAAGACATGGACGATGACAAATCGATATTCTTGCCAGAACCTGCGGTGGGTGACGGCGCTGAAGGCGTATTCTGGCTGGGTGACTGCAAGGCAGAGCCGATGCCGATGATCAGCAGCACCAATACCACAATACCGATACCAATCATGGTGTGTTGTCTGGATAGCGAAACACTCGGGGCAGAGAAACTTTTGCTTCTTCTCTGCTGACGCACGGGGCGTCGATCACTGGTATCCGGTTTCAACTCTTCTTCCGGGTTGAACTCATCCATTTTACCCTCCCACTGAAAGGCTAGCTTTCGCACACATTCTGACGCTGCGAAAGTCTAAATCATAAGGCATTGTATTTTAAACGTAAACCACCGCGACTCCACCTGCTGGCTATTCAGCCAGCCCAGCTGAAGGTTTAGGGAAGGCAGTCGGCGATGGATGCCAGCACCAGTTCGTGCGATACACCCGACCGGACTTCTGACTGACCAATTGCCGTAGGCAGAACCAGACGCAACTCTCCGGCCAAAACCTTCTTATCCCTCATCATGTGCGGTAAATACGCTTGCGGAACCATTTCGCTCGGTCCGGTGACAGGCAAACCAGCCCGCAGCAACAGCGACTTGATACGCTCAACGTCATCTGCGCTCAACTGCCCGAGGCGACGCGCCGCATGAGCGGCCATCATCATTCCGGCCGCTACGGCTTCGCCATGCAACCAGTTGCCGTACCCCATTTCCGCTTCAATGGCATGTCCATAAGTGTGGCCTAAATTCAGCAAGGCACGCAGCCCGGATTCACGTTCATCCGCGGCCACTACCTCAGCTTTTAGTTCACAACAACGACGGATACAGTAGGCCAGCGGCGCACCTTCGAGCCGACGGATCTCGTCGATATGCGCTTCCAGCCATTCAAAAAAGACGCGATCGAGGATAACGCCATACTTGATCACTTCGGCAAGCCCGGAGGAGAGCTCACGTGCAGGCAATGTTTGTAGGCAATCCAAGTCGACAACCACCGAGGCGGGCTGATAAAACGCACCAATCATGTTTTTGCCAAGCGGATGATTGACTGCCGTTTTACCACCGACAGAGGAGTCAACCTGTGACAACAATGTGGTGGGAACCTGAATGAAGCGAACGCCACGTTGATAACAGGCAGCAGCAAAACCGGTCAAATCACCGATGACGCCTCCGCCCAATGCTACCAGCGTAGTATCACGACCATGCGGTTTGGCCAGTAATGCGGAAAACACCTGCTCTAGCACCGCCAGCGACTTAAATTGCTCGCCATCGGGCAGAATAACCTGATCCACCCGTACGCCGCTGCTCTCCAGCAGACTACGCACCCTGTCCAGATACAATGGAGCCAACGTTTCATTGGTCACGAGCATGGCCTGATCGCCAGCCTTCAGCGGCATAAAAGAAGCCGCATCGTTGAAAAGACCGGCGGCGATCGTAATGGGGTAACTACGTTCCCCGAGGGTTACGGTGACTCTTTCCATGCACGTTCCATTGATCTGTCAGAGACCTGCGGTATACAGGAGATTGCACAAAATCAGTTGTTTTCCAGCATGCTGATAATCTGGTTGGCAACGACTTTGGCGCTTTGTTCATCGGTGCGAATCGTAACATCGGCGATTTCTTCATACAGCGGATTACGCTCTTTCGCCAACGCCTCCAATACTTCGCGTGGTGGGCTTTCAACCTGAAGCAACGGACGTTTTTTATCTCGTTGAGTACGGGCCAACTGTTTTTCAATCGTGGTTTCCAGATACACCACCACGCCACGTGCTGACAGGCGATTGCGGGTTTCGCGTGATTTCACCGAACCGCCGCCGGTTGCCAGTACAATGCCTTGCTTTTCCGTCAATTCATTAATGACTTTCTCTTCGCGCTCGCGGAAGCCTTCCTCGCCTTCCACATCAAATACCCAGCCCACATCAGCCCCGGTACGACGCTCAATTTCTTGATCGGAGTCGAAGAATTCCATATTGAGCTGCTGAGCTAACTGACGGCCAATAGTGCTTTTGCCGGCACCCATAGGCCCAACCAGAAAGATATTGCGTTTCTCTGCCATTTTTTTGGTATTACTAAGAAATTCGTTAATGATAACCCGCCCCGCCATGTAACCTGCGGCGGAACCTAAACTGAAACCTCATGAGCGATAGTGCGAGAATCAGACAAAAAATTATCTCAATACTCAGGGTGGTTTGGCAACCGAATAAAACGCCACACAAACCAGGTCATCATAAACCGTGCGTTTTATCTACACTGCTGATGTAACACCACTTCCGTGCTCAAGCCGCTATCCTTGTATGCTAAAACGACGGGATCGTCAAACTATGAAGGGCACTATTTCACAAAGCGAGTGCATAAAGCGGGCAGACACATCCTTACTGCCCGCTGTTTTAGGATAATCAGGTCGCGGGTGCTCGTTTGGCCGCCTGAATCAGCGTAGGCGTAATAAAGATGACCAGTTCGCGGCGTGTATGCTGCTGGTTTGTAGCGCGAAACAACCGACCAATGCCCGGTAACGCCCCTAAACCTGGTACCTGACGCTCCCCCTGATTTTTCTGCTGTTGGAAAATCCCACCCAGCACAATGGTTTCGCCATCCTGCACGGTGACCTGAGTCTGGATCTCCTGTTTATCGATCGCCAGGATTTCTCCGCCCTCCCCCTGCTTGATAGCCCGCCCCGGCATATTCTGGCTAATCAGCAGGTTGAGCGTAATCTGCCCGCCATGCAGAATTCTGGGAGTGACCTCCATCCCTAACACCGCTTCCTTGAACTCGATCGATGTCGAACCGCTGGCGCCGCTGGATACCTGATACGGGATTTCTGTGCCTTGCTTGATGCTGGCCGTTTGTTGATGCGCAGTAAACAGGCGCGGACTGGCGATAATCTCTACCTCGTTTTCCTGCTCTAGCGCCATCAGCTCCAGGTCAAGTAATCGGCCATTGAGCTTTGCCAGGTGGAACCCGGCGTTAACGGCAGGCGATTCAACCGGAAGGTTGACCGTGAAGTTGTTCATTTGCATCGCCTGCCCTGCTATAGAGGCCTCCCCCAGCCCCCAGTTCACTCCCAAGGCTTTAAGATGCTCGCTGCTGATGGTGACGATGTGCGCCGCCAACTGCACCTGCGACAATGGCTTATCCAACGCGTCAATCCAGGGACGAATTTGTTCCAGCGCAGGGGCAACATCCCGAATCAGCAGCGTGTTGGTGCGTTTATCGACGGTGACGTTACCGCGCTCCGTCAGCAACGTACCGCGCTGGCTTTGCAGATTCGCCACCACCTCCGTCGCTTCCGCGTACTGCAAGGTGACGGACAAGTTTTGCAACGGTAGCTGCAAACGCTGCTTAGCCGCTTGTTCTTCCTGTTTCTGCTGACGGTCTTTCACATAGGTATCGGGGTAAACCATCATGACGCTATTTTGCTGTTCAACCGTCAATTGCCCCATGCGCAGAATAATATCCAGCGCCTGCTGCCAGGGAACCTGCTGTAAATTCAGGCTAATGTTACCTACTACCCCCGGTGCCACCACCAGATTAAGTTGCTGGTGGTCTGCCAGCGCCTGCAAAACTCGCTGCACCGGAACGTCGTCAAAGACCAGTGAAACCGGCTCACCGCTACCTGCTTTGGCCAGCATGCTGCCACATAACATCATCAACCAGCCGTACCGGTAAAACCGTCTGCCGGGAAAACATCCTGTCTTCATCCTTCATTCCTTGTTGTGATGAAAAGGCGGCCCAAGACGTATTTCCGCCACTCCACAGCTCACTTTCCCCCCCGTTTGACGCAACGTTGCGCCGCCACGGTCAAGCTGGGTAATCTGCCAGTCACCGGGTGGAATAACGTCACCATCACGAACGCGTAACCAGCCGATTTGCGGTTGTACCAGCCAGGCAATCCACCGCGACGATGACCCCACCATTCCCTTGAGTTGCCATTTCTGCTGATCCTGCCCGCTATTACACGACATCTCCGACAAGGGCTGGAACGGATCGCGCATAGCGGACTCGCGTATTACTGAATCACAGTATGCCGCTGTACTCACCACGCCAAGAAGCCCCACGACACACCGTGCACAGCCTTGCCAGCGACTCATTGCGCCACCTTCGCTGATAGCGCTTGCGGCAGCGAAAGCCGCAATTCGGTACGCAGCCCGGCAGAGGCCTTTCGGATAGTAATGTGGTCGATGCGCAGCACCACTGGCAGCGCTTGAAAACGCGACAGGAAATTCAGGGTTGCACCATACTGTGCATTAAAAACCAGTAACCAGGCAGGTGACCCGTCATTAGCGCCCTCCGACGGCAATGGATGCCAGCTTTCAAGCTGAACACCACTGTCTCGTAATGGCGCATCCAGTAACGACGCGAGGCGATTTACCGACCTGTCTTCTGCCAAAGAAGGCTGCTCAGCAAGCCAGCGTTGTAATACGTGTAGTGTCGGTAACGCGGTAATTTTCTCTCGCCACTGTCTGATGACCTGTTCACTATCACGGACTTGCTGTTCGAGTTGCAGTAACTGTCGCTGCTGCGCCTGCATCCATATTCCACCGATGACAACCGCCGCCAACATGACCAGCATTGGGGGAACCAGCAGCCACAACCATAGCGGCGCGGTCAGCCAATGTGCGACCCGGGAATAAAGCCAGTTCATCATCCTTTCGCCCCCACCTCGCCTATAGCCTGCCAGTGCAGACGTAACGAAAAACTCAGCCGGGCGTTATTCTTAGGATCACGATCGGCCTGTTGCACACTGGCATGGGCTATTTGCGGTAATGCCGACATCGCCTTCGCCAGCGTGACAATAGCTGAATAGTGATTACTCACTCCTGACAACGATAAACGCACACCGTTATCGCCAATTTCTGTCAGCCAAAGTGCGTCAGGCATCAGCGACGGTAGCTGTGCAAGCAGGATTTGATAACGCTGGTTCTGGCGTTGGCTCTGCTCTTGTGCCGCCAGTTGCGCCAACCGGGTTTCACGTCGCTGCCAGGCAGCGAACGTCTGGTGGTGGAGCTGTTCATAGCGCACCTGTTGCGACTGTGTCAGCCCGACCTGCTGTTGCCGCCATGCCAGTTGTTGGCGGTAGTTCACGCAGGCGATGACTGCCGCATAACCAACAATCACCACCACGATACCGGTCAGCAACAGGCTTAAGCGTATACGCCGGTAAAACAGGCGAGGTCGCCACGCCAGAAGATTCACAGTCAGCATGGTGAATCCTCCGGGCGGATCGCCAGCCCCCCTGCAATGGCAAAAGCGGCAGGAAATGCGGGTAATGGGGGTTGTTGTTGCGCAAATGCCGCCAGCGGCGACCAGGAAATCAGCCCGGCAGACGCTTGCTGCAATGTCACAGGAACAGAGGCACTGAGATAGGCTGCAGGTGGGATCTCTTTTTGATAGCAAGTGCTCACGTACTTTAATAGTTCGTGCTCGGCTCCTGTACCCGTCGGGTCGCCCGCTATCTCATCCGGATGAAACGTGCCGAATGCCAAAGGTGCGTCCAGCGGTGACACCCACAGCCAGTGATCGTCAAACCGGTGCAACAGCAGACGATCGCCAGCCAGCCCGGCCCGTGCCGCCATACACCGCAATGCGCAAGGTGTGATATCTACCGCATCGGGCTGCAGACCGGCATCACGCAGACAATGCAGCCAGATATCCAGTTCCGTCTGACGTGCCGCAGTGACCAATAGCTTATTGGGAGCCTGCGGATCAGGACGATAATCCAGCGCCAGATCGTCGCCGCTCACCGGCAGTACTTTGGCCGCCATTTTACGAATATATTCGCCACGTTGCGGTTCACGCAGACGATGGTCTGGCATCGACAGCCGTTGTTGCAGTACACGCGGGG from Dickeya zeae NCPPB 2538 encodes the following:
- the aroB gene encoding 3-dehydroquinate synthase gives rise to the protein MERVTVTLGERSYPITIAAGLFNDAASFMPLKAGDQAMLVTNETLAPLYLDRVRSLLESSGVRVDQVILPDGEQFKSLAVLEQVFSALLAKPHGRDTTLVALGGGVIGDLTGFAAACYQRGVRFIQVPTTLLSQVDSSVGGKTAVNHPLGKNMIGAFYQPASVVVDLDCLQTLPARELSSGLAEVIKYGVILDRVFFEWLEAHIDEIRRLEGAPLAYCIRRCCELKAEVVAADERESGLRALLNLGHTYGHAIEAEMGYGNWLHGEAVAAGMMMAAHAARRLGQLSADDVERIKSLLLRAGLPVTGPSEMVPQAYLPHMMRDKKVLAGELRLVLPTAIGQSEVRSGVSHELVLASIADCLP
- the aroK gene encoding shikimate kinase AroK — encoded protein: MAEKRNIFLVGPMGAGKSTIGRQLAQQLNMEFFDSDQEIERRTGADVGWVFDVEGEEGFREREEKVINELTEKQGIVLATGGGSVKSRETRNRLSARGVVVYLETTIEKQLARTQRDKKRPLLQVESPPREVLEALAKERNPLYEEIADVTIRTDEQSAKVVANQIISMLENN
- the hofQ gene encoding DNA uptake porin HofQ encodes the protein MKTGCFPGRRFYRYGWLMMLCGSMLAKAGSGEPVSLVFDDVPVQRVLQALADHQQLNLVVAPGVVGNISLNLQQVPWQQALDIILRMGQLTVEQQNSVMMVYPDTYVKDRQQKQEEQAAKQRLQLPLQNLSVTLQYAEATEVVANLQSQRGTLLTERGNVTVDKRTNTLLIRDVAPALEQIRPWIDALDKPLSQVQLAAHIVTISSEHLKALGVNWGLGEASIAGQAMQMNNFTVNLPVESPAVNAGFHLAKLNGRLLDLELMALEQENEVEIIASPRLFTAHQQTASIKQGTEIPYQVSSGASGSTSIEFKEAVLGMEVTPRILHGGQITLNLLISQNMPGRAIKQGEGGEILAIDKQEIQTQVTVQDGETIVLGGIFQQQKNQGERQVPGLGALPGIGRLFRATNQQHTRRELVIFITPTLIQAAKRAPAT
- a CDS encoding HofP DNA utilization family protein; protein product: MSRWQGCARCVVGLLGVVSTAAYCDSVIRESAMRDPFQPLSEMSCNSGQDQQKWQLKGMVGSSSRWIAWLVQPQIGWLRVRDGDVIPPGDWQITQLDRGGATLRQTGGKVSCGVAEIRLGPPFHHNKE
- a CDS encoding PilN domain-containing protein; protein product: MLTVNLLAWRPRLFYRRIRLSLLLTGIVVVIVGYAAVIACVNYRQQLAWRQQQVGLTQSQQVRYEQLHHQTFAAWQRRETRLAQLAAQEQSQRQNQRYQILLAQLPSLMPDALWLTEIGDNGVRLSLSGVSNHYSAIVTLAKAMSALPQIAHASVQQADRDPKNNARLSFSLRLHWQAIGEVGAKG
- the pilM gene encoding type IV pilus biogenesis protein PilM, encoding MAYPIWQVGLDIQNGVMRALAVQRRRHSWQLRHWWQLPLPDGTLRGGSLHHPAALCTVLRQWRHELPRFVSLRLGFPAPRVLQQRLSMPDHRLREPQRGEYIRKMAAKVLPVSGDDLALDYRPDPQAPNKLLVTAARQTELDIWLHCLRDAGLQPDAVDITPCALRCMAARAGLAGDRLLLHRFDDHWLWVSPLDAPLAFGTFHPDEIAGDPTGTGAEHELLKYVSTCYQKEIPPAAYLSASVPVTLQQASAGLISWSPLAAFAQQQPPLPAFPAAFAIAGGLAIRPEDSPC